The following proteins are co-located in the Naumovozyma dairenensis CBS 421 chromosome 9, complete genome genome:
- the NDAI0I01720 gene encoding uncharacterized protein has product MMLVQVYVMFQSLGACSMGWTPITATACYLSLIAATINLLGMILQGLDRLEEGMAIKLSASDFLLKLSVHDFKRFHKFTFGIFDVNFDLYCLDIDNSTHLNCIEFITGSNILLPKDTNAEVCVSDVAKERVRNILPHRFTKNELLKKIKKLVENGKYNDVLENPLLFYKLLWGMHGETVSNSKMNFTEC; this is encoded by the coding sequence ATGATGTTAGTTCAAGTCTATGTGATGTTTCAATCACTAGGCGCATGCTCAATGGGTTGGACTCCGATCACTGCCACAGCCTGTTATTTATCGCTAATTGCTGCTACGATAAATTTATTAGGCATGATTCTTCAAGGTCTTGACAGGTTAGAAGAAGGTATGGCTATTAAATTATCTGCTTCTGATTTCCTATTAAAGCTAAGTGTTCACGATTTCAAAAGATTCCATAAATTCACCTTTGGAATTTTTGACGTCAACTTCGATTTGTATTGTCtggatattgataattccACTCATTTAAATTGTATTGAGTTTATCACTGGttctaatattttgttaCCTAAAGATACCAATGCCGAAGTATGCGTCTCTGACGTTGCAAAGGAAAGGGTTAGGAATATTTTACCTCACAGgtttacaaaaaatgaacttttgaagaagattaaGAAACTTGTTGAAAACGGGAAGTATAATGATGTATTGGAgaatccattattattttataaacTCCTGT